A genomic segment from Bradyrhizobium diazoefficiens USDA 110 encodes:
- a CDS encoding SDR family oxidoreductase, with product MRVFVTGATGFVGSAVVRDLIAAGHSVTGLARTDEGAAAVTALGAEVHRGSLEDHTSLRGGAAASDGVLHLAFNHDFSKFADNCELDRRAILALGEELKGSERPLIVTSGVALLAPGRLATEDDAAARHFPRVSEATAEDLRERGVRAGIVRLPPTTHGEGDHGFVPRLIAIAREKGAAAYIGDGMNRWPAAHRVDAARVYRLALEHGTSARRYHAIAEDGVPFKVIAEVIGKRLGVPVVSKSADEAEQHFGWFARFAAIDVPASSAKTRALLGWAPQEKGLIEDLDQPYYFQA from the coding sequence ATGCGTGTATTCGTCACTGGCGCCACCGGCTTCGTCGGCTCCGCCGTCGTTCGGGACCTGATCGCCGCCGGCCACAGCGTCACCGGTCTTGCCCGAACGGATGAAGGAGCGGCCGCCGTCACCGCGTTGGGAGCCGAGGTCCATCGCGGCTCGCTGGAGGACCACACCTCCCTGCGCGGCGGTGCGGCCGCCTCCGATGGCGTGCTCCACCTCGCCTTCAATCACGACTTCTCGAAATTCGCCGACAATTGCGAGCTCGACCGCCGCGCCATCCTCGCACTCGGCGAGGAGCTGAAGGGCTCCGAGCGTCCACTCATCGTCACGTCAGGCGTGGCATTGCTTGCGCCCGGGCGGCTCGCGACCGAGGACGATGCGGCGGCCCGCCACTTTCCGCGCGTCTCGGAAGCGACCGCCGAGGATCTCAGGGAACGCGGCGTCCGCGCCGGAATCGTGCGGTTGCCGCCCACGACCCATGGCGAGGGTGATCACGGTTTTGTGCCGCGCCTGATCGCGATTGCTCGCGAGAAAGGAGCCGCAGCCTATATCGGCGACGGCATGAACCGTTGGCCAGCCGCCCATCGCGTCGACGCCGCACGCGTCTATCGGCTCGCGCTGGAGCACGGTACATCCGCTCGCCGCTATCACGCGATCGCCGAGGACGGCGTGCCGTTCAAGGTGATCGCGGAGGTGATCGGCAAACGGCTCGGCGTGCCCGTGGTCTCGAAATCCGCTGATGAAGCCGAGCAGCATTTCGGCTGGTTCGCGCGATTTGCCGCCATCGACGTTCCGGCCTCGAGCGCGAAGACGCGCGCCCTGCTCGGCTGGGCGCCGCAAGAAAAAGGGCTGATCGAGGATCTCGACCAGCCCTATTATTTCCAGGCCTGA
- a CDS encoding helix-turn-helix transcriptional regulator — MSETASAENLLGAYLKDRRTRLDAAAFGLSGSRRRTPGLRREEVAQRANISPTWYTWLEQGRGGAPSADVLDRIARALMLTDVEREHLFLIGLGRPPEVRYQASDGVSPRLQRVLDALAFSPALVRTATWDVVAWNRAATAVLTDYGAIPPGQRNILRFIFCDPRVRAAQYDWDSVARFVVAAFRADAARAGAVSHVADFVDELCRTSPEFAALWRDNDVRHHGDGTKRLRHPVHGTMSFEYSSFNVEGRSDLSMIVYNPATPEDADRIRTLLAERAD; from the coding sequence ATGAGCGAAACCGCTTCGGCCGAAAACCTGCTCGGGGCCTATCTGAAGGATCGCCGCACCCGCCTGGATGCGGCCGCGTTCGGCCTCAGTGGCAGCCGCAGGCGTACGCCCGGGCTGCGGCGCGAGGAGGTGGCGCAGCGCGCCAATATCAGTCCGACCTGGTACACCTGGCTTGAGCAGGGCCGCGGCGGCGCGCCATCGGCCGACGTGCTCGACCGCATCGCCCGCGCCCTGATGCTGACCGATGTCGAGCGCGAGCATCTGTTCCTGATCGGCCTCGGCCGCCCGCCCGAGGTGCGCTACCAGGCGAGCGACGGCGTCTCACCGCGGCTGCAGCGCGTGCTGGATGCACTCGCATTCAGCCCGGCGCTGGTGCGGACCGCGACCTGGGATGTCGTCGCCTGGAATCGGGCCGCGACCGCCGTGCTGACGGACTATGGCGCGATCCCGCCGGGACAGCGCAACATTCTGCGCTTCATCTTCTGCGATCCGCGCGTGCGTGCCGCGCAGTACGATTGGGACAGTGTGGCCCGCTTCGTGGTGGCGGCGTTTCGGGCGGACGCCGCCCGCGCGGGCGCGGTCTCGCATGTCGCCGATTTCGTCGACGAGCTCTGCCGCACCAGTCCCGAGTTCGCGGCGCTCTGGCGCGACAACGACGTGCGCCATCATGGCGATGGCACCAAGCGGCTGCGGCATCCCGTTCACGGCACCATGTCGTTCGAATATTCGAGCTTCAATGTCGAGGGCCGCTCCGATCTCAGCATGATCGTCTACAATCCGGCGACGCCTGAGGATGCCGACCGCATCAGGACGCTGCTGGCCGAGCGCGCCGACTGA
- a CDS encoding NAD(P)/FAD-dependent oxidoreductase gives MQSAIVLGGGMIGVSAALHLRQRGWTVTLVDRREPGRETSYGNAGMIQAEAVRPYPMPRDLASLLKIATGRTNDVRYSLSSLHLHIEPLLRYWWHSAPKRHREAIDAWARLIAYATAEHDILIREAHADNLIRRAGYRALYRDAAALDLSIKAAEEDQHEFGVNFRVLSGSELAKAEPVLRDDLPGAIHWLDTWTVSDPGALVTAYAELFERLGGRIVLGDAQSLQQTAAGWSVDTDQGRIDAATAVVTLGPWSPDLLYKFGYRIPLVRKRGYHMHYSGGASLDLPLIDKAGGYAMGPMAKGIRITTGAELTSPDALATPVQLASAEASARELIDLGKRVEPDPWFGTRPCTPDMLPVLGPAPLHPGLWMNFGHGHQGFTLGPATGRLLAEMMSGETPAIDPTPYRPERF, from the coding sequence ATGCAAAGCGCGATCGTTCTCGGCGGCGGCATGATCGGCGTGAGCGCGGCGCTGCACCTGCGGCAGCGCGGCTGGACCGTCACGCTCGTCGACCGCAGGGAGCCGGGCCGCGAGACCAGCTACGGCAATGCCGGGATGATCCAGGCGGAAGCTGTCCGCCCCTATCCGATGCCGCGCGACCTCGCCTCGCTCCTGAAGATCGCGACCGGCCGCACCAACGACGTGCGCTACAGCCTGTCGTCGCTGCATCTCCATATCGAGCCCCTGCTCCGCTACTGGTGGCATTCGGCGCCGAAGCGGCATCGTGAGGCGATCGACGCCTGGGCCCGGCTGATCGCCTATGCGACGGCGGAGCACGACATTCTCATTCGCGAGGCCCACGCCGACAATCTCATTCGCCGCGCCGGATACCGGGCGCTGTATCGCGACGCCGCTGCATTGGATCTCTCGATCAAGGCCGCCGAGGAAGACCAGCACGAGTTCGGCGTGAACTTTCGTGTGCTCTCGGGCAGCGAGCTCGCCAAGGCCGAGCCGGTCCTGCGCGACGATCTTCCGGGCGCGATCCATTGGCTCGACACCTGGACCGTGTCCGATCCCGGCGCGCTGGTGACAGCCTATGCCGAGCTGTTCGAGCGCCTCGGCGGCAGGATCGTGCTCGGTGATGCGCAGTCGCTGCAGCAGACTGCAGCCGGCTGGTCAGTCGATACCGATCAGGGACGCATCGATGCCGCGACGGCCGTCGTGACACTCGGGCCGTGGTCGCCCGATCTGTTGTACAAATTCGGCTATCGCATTCCGCTGGTGCGCAAGCGCGGCTACCACATGCACTACAGCGGCGGCGCTTCGCTCGACCTGCCGCTGATCGACAAGGCCGGTGGCTACGCCATGGGGCCGATGGCCAAGGGCATCCGCATCACCACGGGCGCGGAGCTCACGAGCCCCGACGCGCTTGCAACGCCGGTGCAGCTCGCCAGCGCCGAAGCCTCCGCGCGGGAGCTGATCGACCTCGGCAAACGCGTCGAGCCCGATCCGTGGTTCGGCACCCGCCCCTGCACGCCCGACATGCTGCCGGTGCTCGGCCCCGCCCCGCTTCACCCCGGCCTCTGGATGAATTTCGGCCACGGCCACCAGGGCTTTACGCTTGGCCCTGCGACCGGGCGCCTGCTCGCCGAGATGATGAGCGGCGAGACGCCGGCAATCGATCCGACGCCGTACCGGCCGGAGCGGTTCTAG
- a CDS encoding MFS transporter — MTELPRKTSVIAFVLLYIAYCISYIDRAAISLALAQIGKDFNLQAADLGIVISAFFLGYAAMQVPGGWLSDRFGSKYVVIVTIVMWSLFTAFTSLAWSLISLIAIRFIFGIAEGGFPPASIRAIAEVFKKDSRPKMSGLLLSSNYAGSMVAPLIMAPLILWLGWRHAFNAIGIAGIVFAVVYFVFVPYLGRPGKADAGAPVKAESRAPMRELMKNPLLWQLMVVWFGLSCVNKGLDSWMPLYLLQQRGLDLKTVGVLAPIPFVMATIATAMGGWVMTTFFSEREKYLLIGSSALTGIFLYAMYKSETITMLIAFQSLVYFFKSFVLASVIALPTKLLRDDQIGSGVGMVNLGGQSAGFVAPVAIGFIVTGTGSFDAAFGFLVAMTALSVVVAATISTAQPKLVAQPA; from the coding sequence ATGACGGAACTGCCGAGGAAAACCAGCGTCATTGCCTTCGTCCTGCTCTACATCGCCTACTGCATCTCCTACATCGACCGCGCGGCGATCTCGCTGGCGCTGGCGCAGATCGGCAAGGACTTCAATCTGCAGGCCGCCGATCTCGGCATCGTCATCAGCGCATTCTTCCTCGGTTATGCCGCGATGCAGGTGCCGGGCGGATGGCTCTCCGACCGCTTCGGCTCGAAATATGTGGTGATCGTCACCATCGTGATGTGGTCGCTGTTCACGGCGTTCACGAGCCTTGCCTGGTCGCTGATCTCGCTGATCGCGATCCGCTTCATCTTCGGCATCGCCGAGGGCGGCTTTCCGCCGGCGAGCATCCGCGCCATCGCCGAAGTGTTCAAGAAGGACAGCCGGCCGAAGATGTCGGGGCTGCTGCTGTCGTCGAACTATGCCGGCAGCATGGTCGCGCCGCTGATCATGGCGCCGCTGATCCTCTGGCTCGGCTGGCGCCATGCCTTCAACGCCATCGGCATCGCGGGCATCGTCTTCGCGGTGGTCTATTTCGTCTTCGTCCCCTATCTGGGACGCCCGGGCAAGGCCGATGCAGGCGCGCCAGTGAAGGCCGAAAGCCGCGCGCCGATGCGCGAGCTCATGAAGAATCCGCTGCTGTGGCAGTTGATGGTGGTGTGGTTTGGTCTCAGCTGCGTCAACAAGGGCCTGGATTCCTGGATGCCGCTCTACCTGCTCCAGCAGCGCGGGCTCGACCTCAAGACCGTCGGCGTCCTGGCGCCGATCCCGTTCGTGATGGCGACGATCGCGACCGCGATGGGCGGCTGGGTGATGACGACGTTCTTCTCCGAGCGCGAAAAATACCTGCTGATCGGCAGCTCCGCATTGACCGGCATCTTCCTCTACGCCATGTACAAGTCGGAGACGATCACGATGCTGATCGCGTTCCAGTCGCTGGTCTACTTCTTCAAATCCTTCGTGCTGGCCTCGGTGATTGCGCTTCCGACCAAACTGCTCCGCGACGACCAGATCGGATCGGGCGTCGGCATGGTCAATCTCGGCGGCCAGAGCGCGGGCTTCGTCGCCCCCGTCGCGATCGGCTTCATCGTGACCGGAACCGGATCGTTCGATGCCGCCTTCGGCTTCCTGGTGGCGATGACGGCGTTGTCCGTCGTGGTCGCGGCAACCATCAGCACGGCGCAGCCGAAGCTCGTAGCACAACCGGCCTGA
- a CDS encoding amidase, with amino-acid sequence MSGLCDSSAVELRRLLAARAISPVELLEACLSRIATINPAVNAVVTLDEPGARTAAKKAEAAILRGEDRGALHGLPVLIKDTQDTAGLRSTYGSPLLRDNVPVADQGSVARLRAAGAIIFGKTNTPEWAAGGNTRNPVFGATGNPFDPMRSAAGSSGGSAVALACGMAPLASGSDTGGSLRNPAGFSGIVGMRPSYGLVASEKRAFGWSNLSTDGPMARNVADTALMLSVMASDDVRDPLAYTLPGEPVRSRAERWAAPRPADLGKLRLAFTEDFGFAPTEQAIRRVFRDRVARLAPLFADCREATPDCSGADDAFAVLRAGLFLAMHGKNYKERPEMLGPNVRANVEEGLSYTLEDHGRAATTQTRIYRAYQTFFETCDVLISPTITLSPRPWSELYPAEIDGVPTKSYFHWLALAYAVTLPGHPAISIPLGLDEAGLPFGLQIVGPRGGDAVVLSVAASIEAAFAGDAQLCRPVPDLARLAAAPPLSAAPGFLTWE; translated from the coding sequence TTGTCCGGACTTTGCGATTCCAGCGCCGTTGAGCTGCGCCGCCTGCTGGCCGCGCGGGCGATCTCGCCCGTCGAGCTGCTGGAGGCTTGCCTGTCGCGCATCGCCACCATCAATCCTGCCGTGAATGCCGTCGTGACGCTGGACGAGCCGGGCGCACGTACCGCCGCGAAAAAGGCCGAAGCGGCCATCCTTCGCGGCGAGGATCGCGGCGCCCTGCACGGCCTTCCCGTCCTGATCAAGGACACCCAGGACACTGCCGGGCTGCGCTCCACCTATGGCAGCCCCCTGTTGCGCGACAATGTACCGGTCGCCGACCAGGGCTCGGTCGCGCGGCTGCGCGCAGCCGGCGCCATCATCTTCGGCAAGACCAACACGCCGGAATGGGCGGCCGGCGGCAACACCCGCAATCCGGTGTTCGGCGCAACCGGCAATCCCTTCGATCCCATGCGCTCGGCAGCCGGCTCCTCCGGTGGCTCGGCGGTGGCGCTCGCCTGTGGCATGGCGCCGCTCGCCTCGGGCTCGGACACCGGCGGCTCCTTGCGCAATCCGGCAGGCTTCTCCGGCATCGTCGGCATGCGTCCGTCCTACGGTCTCGTGGCCAGCGAGAAGCGCGCCTTCGGCTGGTCGAACCTGTCGACCGACGGACCGATGGCGCGCAATGTCGCCGACACCGCGCTGATGCTGTCGGTGATGGCGAGCGACGATGTCCGCGATCCCCTGGCCTATACGCTGCCCGGCGAGCCGGTGCGCAGTCGCGCCGAACGCTGGGCTGCACCGCGTCCCGCGGACCTTGGCAAGCTGCGCCTCGCCTTCACGGAGGACTTTGGCTTCGCCCCGACCGAGCAGGCCATCCGTCGCGTATTCCGCGATCGTGTGGCGAGGCTCGCGCCGCTGTTCGCCGACTGCCGCGAGGCGACGCCGGATTGCTCCGGCGCCGACGACGCGTTCGCGGTTCTGCGCGCCGGCCTGTTCCTGGCGATGCACGGGAAGAACTACAAAGAGCGTCCCGAAATGCTCGGCCCGAATGTCCGCGCCAATGTCGAGGAAGGCCTGAGCTACACGCTCGAGGATCATGGGCGCGCCGCCACGACGCAGACGCGGATCTATCGCGCCTACCAGACCTTCTTTGAAACTTGCGATGTGCTGATCAGCCCGACCATTACGCTGAGCCCGCGCCCCTGGTCGGAGCTCTATCCCGCCGAGATCGACGGCGTGCCGACCAAATCCTATTTCCACTGGCTCGCGCTCGCTTATGCCGTGACGCTTCCCGGCCACCCCGCGATCAGCATTCCGCTCGGCCTCGATGAAGCCGGCCTGCCGTTCGGTCTCCAGATCGTCGGCCCGCGCGGCGGCGACGCCGTCGTGCTTTCGGTCGCCGCGAGCATCGAGGCCGCGTTCGCGGGCGATGCGCAATTGTGCCGGCCGGTGCCCGACCTGGCGCGGCTCGCCGCAGCGCCGCCGCTGTCGGCCGCGCCCGGTTTCCTCACCTGGGAATAA
- a CDS encoding helix-turn-helix domain-containing protein — MSEITTPEGANSQLGQCLKAARQARGLTLKQVAERTGMALSTLSKVENGLMSLTYDKLLQLTSGLKMEIAELFNPAVAAPVQGRPVTARRSISRAGQGQVITTKFYTYTYQCTDLIGKRMVPIVAEVRARSLEEFGPLLRHGGEEYFLVTSGRVAVHTEFYAPEILGEGDGIYLDSTMGHAYLNAGEAPSAKGVCLCTSEAPDLYDQLRQIASRDVAPLGNDELPP, encoded by the coding sequence ATGAGCGAGATAACGACGCCCGAAGGTGCCAATTCCCAGCTCGGCCAATGCCTCAAGGCGGCCCGTCAGGCCCGCGGCCTGACGCTCAAGCAGGTCGCGGAGCGCACCGGCATGGCGCTGTCGACCCTGTCCAAGGTCGAGAACGGCCTGATGTCGCTGACCTACGACAAGCTGCTCCAGCTCACCTCCGGCCTGAAGATGGAGATCGCCGAGCTGTTCAATCCGGCGGTCGCGGCGCCTGTGCAGGGCCGGCCGGTCACCGCGCGGCGGAGCATCAGCCGGGCCGGGCAGGGGCAGGTGATCACCACGAAATTCTACACCTACACCTATCAATGCACCGATCTGATCGGCAAACGCATGGTGCCGATCGTGGCCGAGGTTCGTGCGCGCTCGCTGGAGGAGTTTGGCCCGCTGTTGCGCCATGGCGGCGAGGAGTATTTCCTGGTGACGAGCGGACGCGTCGCCGTCCACACCGAGTTTTACGCGCCTGAGATCCTCGGTGAGGGCGACGGCATCTATCTCGACAGCACCATGGGCCACGCCTACCTCAACGCTGGCGAGGCGCCTTCTGCAAAAGGCGTCTGCCTGTGCACCAGCGAGGCGCCCGATCTCTACGACCAGCTCCGCCAGATCGCCTCGCGCGATGTGGCGCCGCTCGGTAATGACGAGCTGCCGCCATAG
- a CDS encoding Rne/Rng family ribonuclease — MYAAGESTEAPHHDADAAAEDDDDEDDDGEEAEEEVVESVGGDDVMEEVPERTFRPRRQYKIQEVIKRRQVMLVQVVKEERGNKGAALTTYLSLAGRYAVLMPNTARGGGISRKITSAQDRSRLKEVVQDLDVPEGMGIILRTAGAARTKPEIKRDFEYLIRMWETVRDLTLKSQAPTLVYEEGSLIKRSLRDLYNKEIDEISVAGESGYREARDFMKMLMPANVSAVKQYRDGQPLFSRMGVESQLDAMFSPTVQLRSGGYIVINQTEALVSIDVNSGRSTREHHIEDTALKTNLEAAEEVARQLRLRDLAGLIVIDFIDMDEKRNNRAVERKLSDCLRQDRARIQVGRISHFGLLEMSRQRIRASVLESSTDPCPHCGGTGHVRSVSSVALQLLRGLEEILMKGATHNLVVRTRTDVALYVLNHKRGHLRDLENGFKVTLAVIADPSVSGPQAYLIDRGEQVHTLEAAKALLAAQAAASPPPVVEEAYDDEEFDPELESEIESEETEGLTEEQAAGEAAPEQDGQRRKRRRRRRGRGGQRDGELREDSAPTLPEPAMVAGESEEDAESEQDGEEGEEQAARGEQQGGGERRRRRGRRGGRRRRGGGEEGLAGSIGDELGTQSPSEATEAVADFDGFGGEAAPSIAQAEHTAEPQIAPPEPRAEVQAEVPAQPEPAPAVVTAEEEPADEKAARRRSTVREKVSFLSSSPSEPATPVAQASEPVAPPAPAPAPAPEAASETPAAPRRAGWWSRRFGGGE; from the coding sequence GTGTACGCTGCCGGCGAAAGCACCGAAGCTCCGCATCACGACGCTGACGCGGCGGCCGAGGACGACGACGACGAGGATGACGACGGCGAGGAAGCCGAAGAGGAAGTCGTCGAATCCGTCGGCGGCGACGACGTGATGGAGGAAGTGCCGGAGCGCACCTTCCGTCCGCGCCGCCAGTACAAGATCCAGGAAGTCATCAAGCGCCGCCAGGTGATGCTGGTGCAGGTCGTCAAGGAAGAGCGCGGCAACAAGGGCGCGGCGCTGACGACCTATCTGTCGCTCGCCGGCCGCTACGCCGTGCTGATGCCGAACACCGCGCGCGGCGGCGGCATCAGCCGCAAGATCACCAGCGCCCAGGACCGCTCGCGTCTGAAGGAAGTGGTGCAGGATCTCGACGTGCCCGAGGGCATGGGCATCATCCTGCGCACAGCCGGCGCCGCCCGCACCAAGCCCGAGATCAAGCGCGACTTCGAATACCTGATCCGGATGTGGGAGACGGTGCGCGACCTGACGCTGAAGTCGCAGGCCCCGACCCTCGTCTATGAGGAAGGCTCGCTGATCAAGCGCTCGCTGCGCGACCTCTACAACAAGGAGATCGACGAGATCTCGGTTGCCGGCGAATCCGGCTACCGCGAAGCGCGCGACTTCATGAAGATGCTGATGCCCGCCAACGTCAGCGCGGTGAAGCAGTATCGCGACGGCCAGCCGCTATTCTCGCGCATGGGCGTCGAAAGCCAGTTGGACGCGATGTTCTCGCCGACCGTGCAGCTGCGCTCCGGCGGCTACATCGTGATCAACCAGACCGAGGCGCTGGTCTCGATCGACGTCAACTCCGGGCGATCGACGCGCGAGCACCATATCGAGGACACCGCGCTCAAGACCAATCTGGAAGCGGCCGAAGAGGTCGCCCGCCAGCTCCGCCTGCGCGACCTCGCCGGCCTGATCGTCATCGACTTCATCGACATGGACGAGAAGCGCAACAACCGGGCGGTCGAGCGCAAGCTGTCCGATTGCCTCAGGCAGGACCGCGCACGCATCCAGGTCGGACGCATCTCGCATTTCGGCCTGCTCGAGATGTCGCGCCAGCGCATCCGTGCCAGCGTGCTGGAATCCTCGACCGATCCCTGCCCGCATTGCGGCGGCACCGGCCATGTCCGCTCGGTGTCCTCGGTTGCGCTCCAGCTGCTGCGCGGCCTCGAAGAGATCCTGATGAAGGGCGCGACCCACAATCTCGTGGTCCGTACCCGCACCGACGTCGCGCTCTACGTGCTGAACCACAAGCGCGGCCATCTGCGCGACCTCGAAAACGGCTTCAAGGTCACCCTGGCGGTCATCGCCGACCCGAGCGTCAGCGGACCGCAGGCCTACCTCATCGATCGCGGCGAGCAGGTGCATACGCTCGAAGCCGCCAAGGCGCTGCTCGCGGCGCAGGCCGCGGCAAGCCCGCCCCCGGTGGTTGAAGAGGCCTATGACGACGAGGAGTTCGATCCGGAGCTGGAATCCGAGATCGAGTCCGAGGAGACCGAAGGTCTCACTGAAGAGCAGGCTGCCGGCGAGGCGGCCCCCGAGCAGGACGGTCAGCGCCGCAAGCGCCGCCGTCGTCGGCGCGGCCGCGGTGGCCAGCGCGACGGCGAGTTGCGCGAGGATAGCGCGCCCACGCTTCCCGAGCCGGCAATGGTCGCTGGCGAGTCCGAAGAGGACGCCGAGTCCGAGCAGGACGGCGAGGAAGGCGAGGAACAGGCAGCCCGTGGCGAGCAGCAGGGCGGCGGTGAGCGCCGGCGCCGGCGTGGCCGCAGAGGCGGACGCCGTCGGCGTGGGGGCGGCGAGGAAGGTCTTGCCGGCTCCATCGGCGACGAGCTCGGCACCCAATCACCATCGGAAGCTACCGAAGCGGTGGCCGATTTCGACGGCTTTGGCGGCGAGGCTGCGCCTTCGATCGCGCAGGCCGAGCACACCGCCGAGCCGCAAATCGCGCCGCCTGAGCCGCGTGCCGAAGTGCAGGCCGAGGTGCCGGCTCAGCCGGAGCCAGCTCCTGCTGTCGTAACGGCGGAAGAAGAGCCCGCTGACGAGAAGGCCGCGCGGCGGCGCTCCACCGTCCGGGAAAAGGTGAGCTTCCTGTCGAGCAGCCCAAGCGAGCCCGCAACGCCTGTTGCGCAGGCGAGCGAGCCGGTCGCGCCGCCCGCGCCGGCACCTGCGCCCGCACCGGAAGCGGCAAGCGAAACGCCGGCCGCCCCACGCCGCGCCGGCTGGTGGTCCCGCCGTTTCGGCGGCGGCGAATAA
- a CDS encoding N-acetylmuramoyl-L-alanine amidase, which translates to MASRAKQRVLLGCVLLCAAALPCADSSRLSAAESQPHPSVAVANFPIASAARLAGDGKQTRFILDIDRTVSFRAVTLADPYRVVVDVPQVNFQLPAGTGSGGRGLVKAFRYGLVMPGGSRIVFDLTGPAKIANSYVLEAANGQPARLVLELEEVDRAAFVQSLAPENRPELRPAIADAPPATVPAPAGPETAQQKADGRPIVVIDPGHGGIDNGTQSSGESEKNLVLAFGLALRDRLEKAGKYRVVMTRNDDTFIPLNDRVKVARNIKAALFVSIHADALPRAEGDAQGATIYTLSDKASDAEAQRLADAENRADAIAGFNLAEEPTDVADILIDLTQRETRTFSNRFAHVLMGEMKSTVRMHKHPLKSAGFRVLKAPDVPSVLVEIGYVSNKGDLEHLVSEGWRSRAVGAMAQAIDGFLAKRLATAGSSN; encoded by the coding sequence GTGGCGAGCCGCGCAAAACAAAGAGTCCTGCTGGGATGCGTGCTTCTATGCGCCGCGGCATTGCCATGTGCTGATTCCTCCCGCCTGAGCGCCGCGGAAAGCCAGCCGCACCCCTCTGTTGCGGTAGCGAATTTTCCAATCGCCTCGGCCGCCCGGCTGGCTGGCGACGGCAAGCAGACCCGCTTCATCCTCGACATCGACCGGACCGTCAGCTTCCGCGCCGTCACGCTCGCCGACCCGTACCGAGTGGTGGTGGACGTGCCCCAGGTCAATTTTCAGCTGCCCGCGGGGACCGGGTCCGGCGGGCGGGGACTGGTCAAGGCCTTCCGCTACGGGCTCGTCATGCCCGGCGGCTCGCGAATCGTGTTCGACCTGACGGGGCCGGCCAAGATCGCCAATTCCTACGTGCTGGAGGCGGCCAACGGCCAGCCGGCCCGGCTCGTGCTCGAGCTGGAGGAGGTCGACCGCGCCGCCTTCGTGCAATCGCTCGCCCCGGAAAACCGGCCCGAGCTGCGGCCCGCGATCGCCGATGCGCCGCCCGCCACGGTGCCCGCGCCGGCGGGCCCGGAAACGGCGCAGCAGAAGGCCGATGGCCGGCCGATCGTCGTGATCGATCCCGGCCATGGCGGCATCGACAACGGCACGCAGTCGAGCGGCGAGAGCGAGAAGAACCTGGTGCTGGCCTTTGGCCTGGCGCTGCGCGACCGGCTGGAAAAGGCCGGCAAATACCGTGTCGTGATGACGCGCAACGACGACACGTTCATCCCGCTCAATGACCGGGTCAAGGTCGCCCGCAACATCAAGGCGGCGCTGTTCGTCTCGATTCATGCCGATGCGCTGCCGCGCGCCGAGGGGGATGCCCAGGGCGCCACCATCTATACGCTGTCCGACAAGGCGTCCGACGCCGAGGCCCAGCGTCTGGCGGACGCGGAAAACCGCGCGGACGCGATCGCCGGCTTCAATCTCGCGGAGGAGCCGACCGACGTCGCGGACATCCTGATCGATCTGACGCAGCGGGAAACCCGCACGTTTTCAAACCGTTTTGCGCATGTGCTGATGGGCGAAATGAAGTCGACGGTGCGGATGCACAAGCATCCGCTGAAATCGGCCGGTTTCCGGGTGCTGAAGGCACCCGACGTGCCGTCGGTGCTGGTCGAGATCGGTTATGTCTCCAATAAGGGCGATCTCGAGCATCTGGTCTCCGAGGGCTGGCGGTCCCGTGCCGTGGGCGCGATGGCGCAAGCCATCGACGGGTTCCTGGCCAAGCGGCTGGCGACCGCCGGATCGTCGAATTGA